The Alligator mississippiensis isolate rAllMis1 chromosome 3, rAllMis1, whole genome shotgun sequence DNA window GAGCCTGTGGTTTTAAATTCTTTGCTCCTTAGTCTATTAACCCCACACAGGGTGGAAGAATATATTATAGAAATGTCAGTCCCATCAGTTTGTTTACCTTGATTATTTAACCCTCGAGCTGATTGGAACCAAGTTTGGGTTTCTTTTCTTCCACGCTTTTTTGGGACTATTTGTGTGCTTTATTTTGACGTGCCACTTCTTTATCATTCCACTAAGCCCTCTGGCTACCTCTTTccttaggttttttttcccttaattgaACATAGTCTGCTAAATTTTTCAAGCAGGTTAATGTTACTTCAAACTGGTATCTCTCAGCTGGATGACACTAAAGTCATAGCTATCCCTGTGTGcgggttccttttttttaacatgaCATCGAAGAGTACTTGATAGGTGAAAAAAAGAATAATGCACTTTGTATCAGGTTATTAAATACTGTTGAGGAAGTATACACACAATGTAGCAGCACCACAATATTTATTACTCTGTCACAGTTTTTAGCATTACTGAGTTGCAGGTCAACTGATAAAGTGACCTCCTCTTTTAAGCCGTTACTGGCACAGGAAGTAGAGTAGACAATGAGAGGAATAGTGAAGATAAGCAATTTTTCTGGGGTTTTGGGGCTAAGTGTCTCTGCACACCTCAGGCATTTGAATTACAGCTACTTTTTCAGCCTATTGCATCTAGGCAGAAAATTAACCACCCTCAGTTCAGTTATTTGTGCTGTCCACAAATGATCCTCTTAGTTTAGATCATTCTTGGACAACAGTCCTCTCccctatatatattttttgttttactgcTGGTTTATTATATTGTACAGACTGTAAAATGTAATATTATTTTGTACAACTTTATTGAAGAAAAATACTTGTAGAAGATCTTTGTGCCTTGATTATGGCTGTACCTGTAAAATGAGCTAAGATGTAAGTATGTTTTTGACTGCGCTGTACAGCTTGATGTCAACCTTACCTGCAGCAGTGACTGGAGGTAAGAACTTTATCTGTAgagtttaggggtttttttctggtttataTAAAAATGCTCtttagtataaaaaaaaattataaattatgCAAATTAACCACTTACCTTTCCAAGTAAGGTATTACAGTCACCGGATGTTGCAGCAACATGCCTTTCTCTTTTGAAGTCTCAGCTTTAAAACATTGGAATTCATTCAAGTGTCCAAATTGCAACCTGGTGTTGTTTTAATGGGaaccaaggatttttttttctttatctttagaAACTATGTTTGGTAATTCTTTGGTCATTCATAGAACTTCACAATTGCCAAAGCCGATTGTGAATGTGTAAAGCACCATTCTGTAGAGCTCTTCAATCTTTGTACCAACAGCAGCTTTCATTGTGCAAGTAAatagcaagaaagaagaaaaaaaaaaaaaaggtgtaaaCCCTTGTGTCTGGCCTAAGAGAATTACAAgatgacatttttatttctcttttaataAAGAGACACATTagaaaattgttttattttaaatattgtagAATCAAAATGTGTGAATATTTCTCAAACTTGAATAATTTATGCAAATGACATTCTCAAAACAAGTTGTGGTACAGTACAATATACAAAAAGCAAGAATTGCTGTAGCAATAAGGCATGTCCTTTTTAGTAACTATAACACTGCTTTATATTTTATACATGGGTGTTTTGTGTCTGTGAGTATATACTTTTCCTGTGTCCAAGATAACCTGTACAAATGTCTAAAATTACAGTTGCAATAACAGAAACATAGAGAAAAGTGTTAGCCTACATTACTTCAGACATTGTTTTATCACTCCTTGGATTGTCTCCACTCTTTGTTTTAGTTAAGGACAAATTGAGCTCTGAAGTGTTTTCACCCAAACACTACGAATCAAATTTTATAATGGAGGCATGACTTACTGTTTGAAAAACCCAGTCTTTTTTCACTTATCATTAGACTGTAGAGAAAATTCAGTAATTGGTTCTATTTTAAAATGGGATTGTTTCAATACTAAGTCACAGACACTGTACTAAGACCCTTCCATAGTTTCTACCCCTTGCCATGAAGTTACTACTGGGCTGTAGATATTTTTATCTCTGTATCTACTCCAGAGTTCTCATTGTGTTTCCCAGAAAGTGAAAGGCAGAGAGTAGTTAGTAATAGGTATAACTGGACACAGAAATTCTCTCGCTTTCCCTATCAAATCCTCCCCTTCAACAAACTAGCAGTTTTTTCTAAGAATAAGCGATGCAGGTAGGCTTAAAAAGTAACGTTAGGCTAGAGCTCCCTTCTTCTGCAAGGACATCAGAAGGAAACTTCCCAATGCAAAACAGTTTTCCTTCTGGTTAAAATGGGATTTtgttccctcttcccccatgccAAAACAAGCAGGGACTCTAGCCTCTAGGTCTTTGCCATCTACCTACTGCCAACCATTTGGAGGCCCTCTGACTTCACCAGCTCTGAGGCCCACTGTGGCTATGCTGTTGGGGTTTCCCCATGCAGCAATCTTCATAACCCCATTAAAAGGGAGATTCCAGCTTGAAGGTAGTTCTACAATAAGGTTAATGTAACCTCCTTTGGTAACTATTTTGGAATCCTGTAGGGGCACATAATCCAGGACCAAGACATAGGTAACTGTTAATACAGTGGTGTCTGACCTCCCTTTCTGGGGAAGACTGGCAAATGAAGGGACCCCCTCCACACAGATCTCTGGGATGCAACAGGGCCTTCATTTTTACAATTACCATAGCACATTTTTAAAGACAGCAGTTTGAGAGGTGTCACCCTAATTTTTATAGCAGGTTCGAAGTGTGTTTTGACACTTCTGACACTTGACAAACTGGACTTCGGAGGGTTGGGATATTTGACGCTTACTGGTAGACAAGAGCTGCAGGTTGCAATCATCAACATCTGACTTTAATGCATCAGGGACTagtggatttcttctcccaaaTGACAGTCTTGCCCACTACATCCTAGAAATGGTAAGGAAATCTGCATCTCTTAATGCTGATTTATCTAGCTCCTGCTGACATTAACAGAGTCTCACACAAGAAGGGCATGCAGCAATAAAATATACAGGAGTGTTCCAGTTTGCAAGCCTAAGCCTCTACTAGGGTAGGACACAAGTGCAGTCAAGTGATGAGGCTGTAATATTTACATAATGTACAGTTAAACTTTTAATATACATATTTGATACAAAAAATATAGCAGAAAAGGACTCATTTGATTGTAGAATACAGTATTTTTGTACAGCATGAAACAATTTCAGTTAATTATTTATCCTGTAGTAGTCATATCAACTGTATAGGACTTCTATGGTATGTGTGAATGCAACCTGCCTTTGGACTAGCAATCAAATTAGGTCATTTGCTGGCATGAATATAGTCTGATGTTTGACTGTTCTCAGCTTTGGTATCAGTGACTGACTGCAGATGTTTGGCTCTTCATACTGCTTTATGCTTACTGATTAAACGCTGAGCAAAATAAAAAGATGGCATGAGAAAGTGAGCTAGTAGGAGGACCACAAGCAGAGCTCCAGCTGCACAGTATATAGTAAAAACTCTGCTCTCAAATGGAAGGAAGCACTTCTGGAGGGAGAAGTTGGTCGGTGTTATGCTaccctgaaaaagaaaaagattcaaGTTGCTCTTACAAGGCTGGGCACGGGTTTAGTTTGCTGGTTTTAAATCAGACACAATGGGATAGTTATCATGTTAAGTTCTACCTTGGGTGGCAGGACCTGACCCAGCTTCATAGCACTAATGCCTTCTGCCATTCCCCTGTAGTCTGTCCACACCCTAGAGTGCAGTAGAGTAAGGAAGTCTGCACTGCAAACGGAGTGTAGTGTTAACTCAGGTTTCCTAATCAAAATTGGTTAACATTAAAATAGTTGGGGTGGTGTCTAACTTGGATTTTGAGCTTGAGTTGGGAACTCAAACTCAAGTTTATAGAAGGGATTGAACTTGAACTTCAGGTGGTAACCAGACTCAAAAATCCATAATTTGAATTAAAGTACCAGTGAAAACTCTCTCATTTGGATTAGTCCAACCTGAGTGGAGAATATTTTTTTGCAGTATAATCATACATCTCTGACATGCTGCAGAGATTAGCTGCCATCAAGCTGCATACTTTCTCAGAAAAAATTAATAGGAAGCAGGTGTTAAAAGTAAAACTTCCTAGCAAAAGAATCatacaaaaaagagagagaatataCAGATTGAGAAGGAGGCTTGGGTATTCAATGGATAAAGAAAGTCTCACCCAAGAGCAGCAAGTTTCAATAATGAGACTTACCATGCTGTGAAGTGAATGGACAGATTGTGGATTCTCTATTTTAAAAGAGAACTTGTCAAATACTTGGAGTATCTTAAAATTGGGAAATTAGTTCTTAGTAATATCGATGATAAAAATATAGTAAGCATTAGAACTATCTACTGAAGCATAACCAACATTCTGTAGGACATGTGAATTGGGGACGTGGAGGCAGATTTTTGCCAGAAGACAAGAGTTTGCCCTGCGTAAAGTGATTAATGGGCAAGCTTGAAAAGGCAAGACCACCATACAACAAGTGGAGGCAGACGGTCTTGCTTTCATAGTTGATAAATCAAGAAAAATTAGTGTCTCTACTGTTCAGTACACAATACTGATAATTTCTACAAGTCAATAGTTTACACTGCTCCCTCTTTATAAAAACATTCCTACATGCTTGTACTTGTGTACAGATCAAGCAGTATCACTTGTATGCCACACAGATtgtgcagctcccactgctatgcTTTATAAAGTGGATGCAGATTATAAAAAGTGTTGCGTGTTTGAAGGAgtcagctttttttgttttttaaatcagtggcattggttaaaaaaaaaatagatcataACTATCTCTGAATAGCAAGctgacaaaaaaaatattaaaacatacCATAATGAAACTAGGGTTGTTTCTATTCCTCCAACTGAATGATGGGACACTGACTTCTAGAATTTTCCCATCATGCAGTATTTCACAGGCACTGTGGGTATGGCCACTCAGAATCAAGCGGGGATGAAACCACCATATCAGCTATATTGGAAACAGTTAAAGAAAAACAATGTAAACAatgtttaaatgcattttttaaacagtgaCATGACTTAATACCTACTTTTTCTTCTGATGAGATTCCAAATAGTCTCTTTGCGCTAATGTTTTTGCAGAATCCTCCTATTTCCCTGGTCTCAAACAGCTTTGTGCGTTTTTGTAACATTTTATTAAAAGGGGTGCTTCATTTGGCCATCCTATGCATTAGAACTTGTGCAAAGCCTAGTATCATGTCACTGGCACCACATAACCCTTGCTTTTAAAAAGAGGAATGCTGCTTTCTTGTCTAGGAGGAGAACTACACTGCAAAACTTGAGCACATACATTTCTACTGTAGGAACCATATGCTGCCCATTGAATTCATTAGGATGTTTTGTTTGCACTTTTTATGGTAATTAATTCAGTGAAGATAATGCTTAGAGTGTGTTGGAGAAGATCACTGACTTATTAGTCCTACCAAAAATGGATTACCTGTATATTCTCAAACTTTACATAGAGTACAAAATGCTACACTAAAGATAATGTTACTATAGCAGACTCAGTGCCTGGACCTACATGTGGCACAATAGTGGAGCCAAGACAGACTCTGGTGGTCCTTAGGCAGCACTTCTACCACAGAGTCTGCAAAGCCTCACTAATCGGGAAGAGCTGTGTTCAGCTTGTCTCAGCTAGCATTTGCTCTTTCCAATAtgatataaataattaaaagattTCAAGAAGAGATGTAAAGTTATGTGATATTAAATAAAGTTGCTAAATTATCAAACCTTTTGTGAAGCTTCTTGAGAAAGTACATCATACTTTTCTTTAAACGGGATGGTCTTCTCCTCAGGAGGGGCAGAATCTTCTCCAGTGCATTCAGAGTCACTCCTCCTATAAAGAGGGTAATGCTTGCAGGGATTCAGATAAGAGCAGTTATTAGCTAACGGAAGTCTTTGGACAGTGTTACCAGATACATATCTTTACATCCCCAACAAACCTGTAAAAGGATTGGCTGTGAAACAGGAAGCTGTTCCATCTCTCTGCACCTTCTGTTGGAATGCTTCTGTTCCTGCAAACAAAATCAAGCCAGACAACTTATGTTTTTCATGTCTCAGTGGTAAGAGGAAGAACCTCAGATCGTAGAGACTACTTCGGTACAGTATCTCATGGAAACTGCTACGTGGCCTTGCAGAGTTAGAGTTTAAAAATTAGGGGAAGGAATTTTAAGAGCtaaaaagaagggagaaaagcTGTATGATGAAATGCAATCAGAGAATaggaaaaacaataaaagaaaTCTTCTCCAAATAAAAGATGTCCATACAGAGTGGTGGAAGAGTAGATGGTACTGAATGAACAAAGCTTAAAatgtctctaaaaaaaaaaaaaataaggccaaTTCAGAACTAGAATTAAGTTTTAGGGGAATTTTAAGGATGGCATGAGTATGGTTATATTTTCTGTATATATGAGAATCTGATAACAATATTTTACTGTATATGCTGGACCATAGAAATTTGTCATGGCCTTAAAAAGACAGTTGTACCCTAGCAAGTAAACAAAGTATGCATGAAGATCCTGTCTCCAATGGGAGTCAGCTTGGTCCACAACCCAGGATAAGAAGTTCAGGGTCCAGGTTAAGGCAAAGCAAATAGACAATTTTTGTTGAAAAGACAGACAGGATTTAGAGCTTGTTGTTAATACTCTTCTTACACAAGAGAAGCAGCTTTATTATGGAAAAAGAGCTAAAAGTGTCGATGCTAAATCTCAAGATAACCTGTTATATCAGGGAGGAATATTTATAAAGAATACATGAGGAAAGTTGAACAGGAGATGGTAGACTGAAAAGATGCCTGTTCATGAAATGATTCATAACAACTTTATCCAAAGATCTTTAAATGCTCTGCAACATGAAGTGACTCACCAAAACTTGTACAGGTCATCAGTGGTAAAGCCAGAAATAGGATCTGTGTTTTCTGACTGCACATCTGTTACATCAAACTGCCTTCATTGTATCTGGCCAGAACTCAAGGAAGAATCAAGGTAACGTGGTGAACAGTGATGAGTTTAATGAAGTCATGGTAACTGAAATCAGAATTTCATTATAGCTAAAAGGAAGCTAGAAAATTTGATGGAATCAAAGGGACACCTGTCTTTCTGAAGGCTGAAGTAGAGACCCTACATgggcagggtggatttgatttaaatccaATCAATTTGAGTCacgatttaaatcactggtcaggaagctttgatttaatcattgttttctataaaaagtgcattcttgtttgatatcctttattcatttaacttcttgaaactttgcacttttagagaaaggtaagggcttgactgtgtgtacacaaacttgcagagacaatagggctgatgggtaggtaatcaggtctgttatctctcatttcCATATACGCTGTTAAGAAAGATGTTATCTCTAGAGACAgcaaactctccctgtgcctgaagaagggcatttgtgccccaaagcttgcaaagaacaatttctccaactatttagttggtctaataaaagatatcacatctacccaatgaaccttgtctgcctactctggagacaaatccacagttcgagaactgaaactaagcatcacagagatactCAATGGGATCTTGGATGGAGCAtggagtcccattgggtagagtggttttctttaatctttcctaatctatagaggagcctctgggaaccctgtaagattgggcccctaatataatCCATGGCCTGCTGTGACATGTTTattaaacttttctaaaaaaggTGACATGAATATATTGCCTCAAATAGTATagaattagaagttataatccctattccatgatacctttgagctttaacatatcttaaattaaaaccatctttatataaattgctttttaaaaaaataatcttaaccaaaaaaaaatacgattaagtaaaaaaaaaaaatctgatttaaatcctttttttttttttttttttaatagttgatTTTTATCTGCCCTGTATATGGGAAGTTTAAGTGATTTTGTGAAAGAGAAGGTGGTTATGGGAGCGTTGGAATATATACAAGTGTGATCTGCAAGGTGATGTCTGAACAACAGGATAGGAAGAAGGGTTCTAGTGACAGGAGGGTTGGAGACTGAGATTTTTCAGAGAAGAACCTGTATTCTAGGACCGTAGCACCAATACTTCACTTAGCACAATGAACTGTTTTCGGTAGCAACCACTTGGTaaacacttacctgctgggagcaATTCAATTTATGAGAAAGCTCGATGAGCTTTGCCTCTGCTAAACTGCAGATGGTGCAGCCATCACCCTCCAGAGCAACACTGTTCACCAGCACAAAACTGagagggtgggaggagagagagagaactgtttGGTGACTATGCATTAGTGGCACAACAAGGTACCATCTTTTGATGTGTTCACAACTTGCATACATTCAAGTCAAAACATACAGTCTGAATCCAGTAGTGGCTGTTCTCAGCTCACATAGTTATGGTGCAGACGTGTCACGatttctgtggagcagagacAACCAACGCTCCAAAGCGAACTGCCCACAGAAAGTGCTATTACAAGGTCTTGCAAGTACGCATGACAAATAGTCAACAGTCAAAATATTTATCAAGGGTGGGGTGgagcggggcaggcagggaggagtgcAGTCTGACAATATGCCTTTCAGCAGAGGCAATGTTCCCATGTCACTGGAGTAGATAAGCCAAGGAGATATGCTAAATAAATGTAAAATCAACAGTTTATTTACTGGACCCTCAAAGGTTTCTCCAACTAATATTAAAAGCTTATTATCTCCTACAATGTATGGTGGCTTACTTAGAGGCAAATCCTGAAGCGATCCCAGTTAAATCATTCCTGTGTATACAGACTGCAGAATAGGTGTTATGTTGCCAGAGTCCACAAACAAGGGCTGAGCTTTGATAATAAAAGGGAGGACTTTCTACCAATGGTAAATGTTGGTATTTAAACAATGAACAATTTAGCTCAATCCTATCCTGCTTTTAAGACTTGCAACCAGTGAATGAAAGTAAAAAGACACAAATCTGAGGAGTCTGTTGTAACAGCTCCCTTGATGCTCTCCGAGATCACATTTTTGGGTAAACAATAACTTCACAATAACAGGAAAAAAGGGTTTAGCAAAATAAAAAAGATCTAAGAAATAAGAGGGTCTGAACGTTAGCAAAAAGTAGCCTTACTTGACTCCTTTCCGGGTTACTAGCATTTCTGAGGTGAAGTTGAAGACTTTTTCAAATCGTTTTAACTTGTAAGTGGTCATTCtgtgttttgttaaaaaaaaaaccaaaaacaaaataaaaaccactgTGATACTCAAAACCTTGGCATAATACACTGAAAACTGCCTTTTACATTGGTTTACAAATGCGGTAAGCAGCTTACTTCTCCAGTGTCCACATTATACCTTAAGGCTCAGATTCTGCTGCTTTGCCACTATGCTCTGGCTTCAGAGGCTTACTGCAGTGTACACTTACGCCCTCCTGTAAATACAGCAGGTAGAGGCCACTCATGCAAC harbors:
- the MPPE1 gene encoding metallophosphoesterase 1 isoform X3, translating into MFLSDTHLLGEIKGHWLDKLRREWQMERAFQTALLLQPDVVFILGDVFDEGKWSRSQAWADDVGRFQKMFRHPAETELVVIVGNHDIGFHYEMTTYKLKRFEKVFNFTSEMLVTRKGVNFVLVNSVALEGDGCTICSLAEAKLIELSHKLNCSQQEQKHSNRRCREMEQLPVSQPILLQHYPLYRRSDSECTGEDSAPPEEKTIPFKEKYDVLSQEASQKLIWWFHPRLILSGHTHSACEILHDGKILEVSVPSFSWRNRNNPSFIMGSITPTNFSLQKCFLPFESRVFTIYCAAGALLVVLLLAHFLMPSFYFAQRLISKHKAV
- the MPPE1 gene encoding metallophosphoesterase 1 isoform X1 translates to MLRFSSGMVKNLPLKKRVCFLLMLVCLACSVLIFCEFLIYYVVIFQCYWPEVKTDTLKGSRQTSASVLKAMFLSDTHLLGEIKGHWLDKLRREWQMERAFQTALLLQPDVVFILGDVFDEGKWSRSQAWADDVGRFQKMFRHPAETELVVIVGNHDIGFHYEMTTYKLKRFEKVFNFTSEMLVTRKGVNFVLVNSVALEGDGCTICSLAEAKLIELSHKLNCSQQEQKHSNRRCREMEQLPVSQPILLQHYPLYRRSDSECTGEDSAPPEEKTIPFKEKYDVLSQEASQKLIWWFHPRLILSGHTHSACEILHDGKILEVSVPSFSWRNRNNPSFIMGSITPTNFSLQKCFLPFESRVFTIYCAAGALLVVLLLAHFLMPSFYFAQRLISKHKAV
- the MPPE1 gene encoding metallophosphoesterase 1 isoform X2 translates to MLRFSSGMVKNLPLKKRVCFLLMLVCLACSVLIFCEFLIYYVVIFQCYWPEVKTDTLKGSRQTSASVLKAMFLSDTHLLGEIKGHWLDKLRREWQMERAFQTALLLQPDVVFILGDVFDEGKWSRSQAWADDVGRFQKMFRHPAETELVVIVGNHDIGFHYEMTTYKLKRFEKVFNFTSEMLVTRKGVKNRSIPTEGAERWNSFLFHSQSFYRRSDSECTGEDSAPPEEKTIPFKEKYDVLSQEASQKLIWWFHPRLILSGHTHSACEILHDGKILEVSVPSFSWRNRNNPSFIMGSITPTNFSLQKCFLPFESRVFTIYCAAGALLVVLLLAHFLMPSFYFAQRLISKHKAV